One Helicobacter kayseriensis genomic region harbors:
- a CDS encoding twin-arginine translocase TatA/TatE family subunit produces MAPSATQILVVLLIVILLFGAKKIPELAKGMGSGIKNFKKAMKEDEDEEIATKNVENKAQDNIQATTKTEEKQA; encoded by the coding sequence ATGGCACCAAGTGCAACGCAAATTTTGGTTGTTTTGTTGATTGTGATTTTGCTTTTTGGGGCAAAGAAGATTCCTGAGCTTGCTAAAGGTATGGGAAGTGGGATCAAAAATTTTAAAAAAGCAATGAAAGAAGATGAAGATGAAGAGATTGCCACAAAAAATGTAGAAAACAAGGCTCAAGACAATATCCAAGCTACAACAAAAACTGAGGAAAAACAAGCTTAA